A single genomic interval of Armigeres subalbatus isolate Guangzhou_Male chromosome 1, GZ_Asu_2, whole genome shotgun sequence harbors:
- the LOC134218260 gene encoding uncharacterized protein LOC134218260 produces MPPKEEKILADKVVQRQSLIAMRKAVEKFIADFDPVRDRCQVQVRIDSLDKVNTAFAEVQDTIERLDSEDLEEHLAERVEFEHRYCTAKGFLLSKLPTEGNQAQLNASFAAPPVNFHLRLPQIDLPRFNGDFSRWLSFRDTFSSMVHSNADIPTVAKLQYLLQSLEGNAKKPYESVDIEADNYACTWDALLKRYDNRRFLKRQLFRALYDLPAVKQESANRIHSLIDDFQRHVKALKKLNEPVEHWDTPLVNILSYKLDPPTLRAWEEKTSTQDDVKYEELVEFLYQRVRVLNSVGYEHHQHPTPSAKVAGNILKPTKIKFAANTAASSNSSSPCLLSCSDNHVLRNCPIFLGKDVRLRREFVTLKRLCWNCLCSGHQSKKCTSKFSCRTCHERHHSLLHDPALSKSSSSSTVSSTIPVQQPSPSTSVGTRSSAPPNVSMAVRTACNTVLLETVVLNVVDDHGHEYQARALLDSASMSNFISKPLAKLLFNPRSKVDISIAGIGLSTHSVKSAITATIQSRTQEFSTKLQFLILKTPSAQLPTIPLNISSWNIPRVGLADPQFHIPGRIDLVIGSEAFWEIHSGRKIPLGDGLPWLTETPFGWAVAGTASSQHNCIPRICNLSTKDDPLEATLQKFWEIEDIPDGPALSVEEDRCEKHYVATTTRDPSGRYIVGLPRTDNPDLVLGSSRDIADRRLMSVERRLERDPATKDAYHRFMDEYLQLGHMKKLVDPVDDDQPHCYIPHHAVFKESSTTTKVRVVFDASCKTSSGYSLNDTLLVGPVVQEDLLSIVLRFRIHCVAVVADVEKMYRQMLHPPEDRKFLRIRFRTNSNDPISTYELQTVTYGTASAPYLATRTLQQIARDNGRQFPAAVYPVIYDFYVDDFLSGADNVESAIEVRQQVTSMLKTAGFPIKKWASNVPEVLHGVPSEDLAVQPLHELQDEQAVSTLGLVWEPRTDALRFKVQLPPPAIVLTKRKVMSYIAQIFDPLGLVGPTIVVAKLFMQRLWALKHNGEACEWDTALPTKLQEEWKAFHNTLHLLSEVRVPRFVSLPNAVNLQFHFFADASQVANGSCCYVRAETNGGVSVQLLTAISKVAPLSSRHSIARLELCAARLSTQLFEKVVFALKMSPPAYFWTDSTTVLHWLRSPPSRWKAFVANRVSQIQHSTDASHWKHVSGLDNPADDISRGLSPVDMLQCKRWWNGPIWLSLDSDHWPNLIPTDEEAETITEERNVSYVTMSVIQNEFHDNLFARYSSFSKLRRVTAFCLRYLQSLRARAVLRRTEADSYHQLSIRKDTVSPVSTDELQRAELHLCRLAQQQSFPAEISHLSSGEPVIKSSAMKWLKPYIDEDRIIRVGGRLRNATLSDYVKHPIVLSAKHPLSTLLASFFHLKLLHAGPQLLLATLRQKFWILGGRNLSKSVFHHCHTCFRSKPTLVQQSTADLPASRVSPTRPFSVCGVDYCGPFLLKATVRNRAPTKAYVSIFVCFATRAVHIELVSDLTTAAFLAALRRVVARRGRIAELHSDNATTFKGASHALNRIYQMLKVDNNDRDRIFNWCAENEIRWKFIPPRAPHFGGLWEAAVKSAKKHLLKIVGNTNIAYEQMLTLLAQVEMCLNSRPLTPMPSEPSDLEVLTPGHFLVGANLQAVPDADFRGIPDNRLEVYDVVQKHLQNIWARWYPEYLQQLQSRATKGCNPPVTVEEGRIVVVKEDNIPPASWPLGRIMKLHPGKDGVVRVVTLRTAPGKDIVRAVAKIALLPSPDPSI; encoded by the coding sequence ATGCCGCCCAAGGAAGAAAAAATCCTCGCGGATAAGGTGGTCCAGCGGCAATCTTTGATCGCTATGCGAAAAGCGGTTGAGAAATTCATCGCTGATTTCGATCCAGTGCGTGACAGGTGCCAAGTGCAAGTGAGAATCGACTCCCTAGACAAAGTGAATACTGCGTTTGCGGAGGTTCAGGATACCATCGAGCGTCTAGATAGCGAAGATCTGGAAGAACATCTTGCCGAAAGAGTAGAGTTCGAGCATCGGTATTGTACCGCAAAAGGATTCCTGCTTTCAAAACTCCCCACCGAAGGTAATCAAGCGCAACTGAACGCCTCGTTTGCTGCTCCGCCTGTCAACTTCCACCTCCGCTTACCGCAGATCGACCTCCCACGTTTTAATGGCGATTTCTCACGTTGGTTGTCATTCCGTGATACATTTTCGTCCATGGTTCACTCCAATGCGGACATACCAACGGTCGCCAAACTGCAATACCTTCTGCAGTCTCTGGAAGGGAACGCAAAAAAGCCCTACGAGTCGGTCGATATCGAAGCCGACAATTACGCTTGCACTTGGGACGCACTCCTCAAGCGATACGACAACCGTCGATTCCTCAAGCGTCAACTTTTCCGGGCACTCTACGATTTGCCAGCAGTGAAGCAGGAGTCTGCTAATCGCATCCACAGCCTGATCGACGATTTTCAGCGCCATGTGAAGGCCCTGAAGAAGCTGAACGAACCTGTGGAGCACTGGGACACACCGCTGGTGAATATTTTGTCGTACAAGCTGGACCCACCCACTTTGCGAGCCTGGGAGGAGAAGACTAGTACGCAGGATGACGTGAAGTACGAGGAGCTGGTAGAATTCCTCTATCAGCGCGTACGAGTGCTGAATTCAGTAGGCTACGAGCACCATCAGCATCCAACGCCGTCGGCAAAGGTGGCCGGAAACATTCTAAAACCCACCAAAATCAAGTTCGCAGCCAACACCGCTGCATCCTCCAATTCCTCCTCACCATGTCTACTGTCTTGTTCCGACAATCACGTCCTACGCAACTGCCCTATCTTCCTCGGGAAGGATGTACGCCTTCGCCGAGAATTCGTCACGTTGAAGCGGTTGTGTTGGAACTGCCTGTGCAGCGGACATCAGTCGAAGAAGTGTACGTCGAAGTTCTCATGTCGTACGTGCCACGAAAGACACCATTCGCTGCTTCACGATCCTGCTTTATCCAAGTCGTCATCGAGTTCAACCGTGTCATCTACTATTCCCGTTCAACAACCGTCTCCGTCCACTAGTGTGGGCACCCGGAGCTCCGCTCCTCCCAATGTCAGCATGGCAGTCCGAACTGCATGCAATACTGTTTTGTTGGAAACGGTTGTCCTCAATGTCGTTGATGATCACGGACACGAGTACCAGGCAAGGGCCTTACTGGACTCGGCTTCAATGTCCAACTTCATTTCAAAGCCACTAGCAAAGCTGCTGTTCAATCCCCGTTCGAAAGTGGACATATCCATAGCAGGGATCGGCCTCTCCACGCACAGTGTGAAAAGTGCAATTACCGCCACTATCCAGTCGAGAACACAGGAGTTTTCGACGAAGCTACAGTTCCTCATTTTAAAAACTCCTTCGGCACAGTTGCCGACCATACCACTCAACATCTCGTCTTGGAACATTCCCAGGGTTGGTCTCGCCGACCCTCAGTTCCATATCCCAGGGAGGATAGACCTCGTTATCGGCAGTGAAGCCTTCTGGGAGATTCATAGTGGTCGGAAGATTCCGTTAGGGGACGGACTTCCATGGTTAACTGAAACACCATTCGGATGGGCTGTCGCTGGCACCGCATCCAGTCAACACAATTGTATTCCTCGGATCTGCAACCTTTCTACGAAAGATGATCCGTTAGAAGCTACGCTTCAGAAGTTCTGGGAAATCGAGGACATCCCTGACGGACCAGCACTATCCGTTGAAGAAGATCGTTGTGAGAAGCACTACGTAGCTACTACCACCCGTGATCCTTCTGGAAGGTATATCGTCGGTCTTCCTCGAACCGACAATCCCGATTTGGTCCTAGGAAGCTCAAGGGATATCGCAGATCGCCGTCTTATGAGTGTCGAGCGGCGTCTCGAACGTGATCCTGCCACCAAGGACGCATACCATCGTTTTATGGACGAATACCTCCAGTTAGGGCATATGAAGAAGCTTGTCGATCCGGTAGATGACGATCAACCGCACTGCTACATACCGCACCACGCCGTCTTCAAAGAGTCAAGCACGACTACAAAGGTTAGGGTCGTTTTCGATGCGTCGTGCAAGACATCCTCCGGATATTCATTAAACGACACACTCTTGGTTGGACCAGTCGTTCAGGAGGATCTGCTCTCCATCGTGCTGCGTTTCCGCATTCACTGCGTCGCTGTTGTCGCCGACGTGGAGAAAATGTATCGGCAGATGCTCCACCCTCCGGAAGACcgtaaattccttcggattcgcTTCCGGACTAACTCCAATGATCCTATTTCCACCTATGAGCTGCAGACGGTGACCTACGGCACCGCGTCTGCTCCATACCTTGCAACGAGGACTCTGCAGCAGATTGCACGCGACAATGGGCGCCAGTTTCCAGCTGCAGTATATCCAGTCATTTACGATTTCTACGTCGACGACTTCCTTTCGGGCGCTGATAACGTAGAATCTGCAATTGAAGTAAGGCAACAAGTGACATCGATGCTGAAGACTGCAGGCTTCCCAATCAAGAAATGGGCATCGAatgttccggaagttcttcatgGTGTTCCTTCGGAAGATTTAGCCGTTCAACCGCTGCATGAACTTCAGGACGAGCAGGCAGTTTCAACCCTGGGTCTCGTGTGGGAGCCGAGAACCGACGCACTACGGTTCAAAGTCCAACTACCTCCACCGGCCATAGTCCTGACAAAGCGAAAAGTGATGTCTTACATTGCGCAAATCTTCGATCCACTTGGTCTTGTGGGTCCTACAATTGTGGTGGCCAAACTATTCATGCAGCGTCTATGGGCACTGAAGCATAATGGGGAGGCCTGTGAGTGGGATACAGCACTCCCAACCAAGCTACAGGAGGAGTGGAAGGCGTTTCATAACACTCTACATTTACTTAGTGAAGTTCGTGTCCCACGATTTGTTTCGCTTCCAAACGCCGTCAATCTCCAATTCCACTTCTTCGCCGACGCCTCTCAAGTAGCTAACGGATCATGTTGCTACGTACGAGCAGAAACCAATGGCGGAGTATCTGTTCAGCTACTGACGGCAATATCAAAGGTCGCGCCATTATCCAGTCGACATTCCATCGCCCGGCTGGAACTCTGTGCTGCACGACTATCAACGCAGCTTTTTGAGAAGGTGGTTTTTGCCTTGAAGATGTCACCACCCGCTTATTTTTGGACGGACTCCACTACCGTTCTCCATTGGCTGCGATCTCCTCCAAGCCGTTGGAAGGCTTTCGTAGCGAACCGAGTGTCACAAATCCAACACTCGACCGATGCCAGTCACTGGAAGCACGTATCCGGTCTCGACAACCCCGCTGACGATATTTCACGTGGACTCAGCCCTGTCGACATGCTACAATGCAAGCGCTGGTGGAACGGCCCAATCTGGTTATCACTCGATTCAGATCACTGGCCGAATCTCATTCCCACCGACGAAGAAGCAGAGACTATCACCGAAGAACGCAATGTGTCATACGTTACGATGAGCGTCATACAGAACGAGTTCCATGACAATCTGTTTGCACGTTACTCCAGTTTCTCCAAGCTTCGTCGCGTTACTGCTTTCTGTTTACGATACCTGCAATCCTTGCGAGCACGCGCAGTACTGCGTCGAACGGAAGCAGACAGCTACCACCAACTCAGTATTCGCAAAGATACCGTTTCTCCAGTCTCCACCGACGAATTGCAACGTGCTGAACTTCATCTGTGTCGGCTAGCTCAACAACAGTCGTTTCCTGCAGAGATCTCGCACCTATCGAGCGGCGAACCAGTCATCAAATCATCCGCCATGAAGTGGCTGAAGCCATACATCGACGAAGATCGTATTATTCGCGTCGGTGGCCGGCTGCGGAACGCCACACTCTCCGATTACGTCAAGCATCCTATCGTACTCTCTGCGAAACACCCGCTGTCGACTCTGCTGGCTAGTTTCTTTCACTTGAAGCTACTGCACGCAGGGCCGCAACTCCTGCTAGCCACACTGCGCCAGAAGTTTTGGATTCTTGGCGGCAGAAATTTGTCCAAATCCGTTTTCCACCATTGCCACACTTGCTTTCGTAGCAAGCCCACACTAGTCCAGCAGAGCACAGCAGATCTTCCGGCATCGCGAGTCTCTCCAACTCGTCCGTTCTCCGTCTGTGGAGTCGACTACTGTGGACCATTCCTGTTGAAAGCAACCGTCCGCAATCGTGCTCCAACCAAGGCTTACGTGTCAATTTTCGTTTGCTTCGCCACGAGAGCCGTCCACATCGAGCTTGTTAGCGACCTCACTACAGCTGCTTTCCTGGCAGCCCTCCGTCGTGTGGTTGCTCGAAGAGGAAGAATCGCCGAGCTGCACTCGGACAATGCGACAACGTTCAAGGGTGCGTCACACGCACTCAACCGTATCTACCAGATGCTGAAGGTAGACAACAACGATCGGGATCGGATCTTCAATTGGTGTGCGGAGAACGAGATTCGGTGGAAGTTCATTCCGCCACGTGCACCGCACTTTGGCGGGCTTTGGGAGGCTGCCGTCAAGTCAGCAAAGAAGCACCTCCTGAAAATAGTAGGCAACACTAACATTGCCTATGAACAGATGTTGACTCTACTGGCACAGGTCGAAATGTGCCTCAATTCCCGTCCGCTGACTCCGATGCCAAGTGAACCGTCCGATCTGGAGGTCCTAACTCCAGGACATTTTCTCGTCGGGGCCAACCTTCAAGCGGTACCCGATGCTGATTTTCGAGGGATTCCTGACAACCGTCTGGAAGTTTACGATGTGGTTCAGAAGCATCTTCAGAACATCTGGGCCCGCTGGTACCCGGAGTACCTTCAACAGCTACAGTCACGGGCAACGAAAGGCTGCAATCCCCCGGTCACCGTTGAGGAGGGCCGCATCGTCGTCGTGAAGGAAGACAACATCCCTCCTGCTAGCTGGCCACTCGGGCGTATTATGAAGCTGCACCCGGGCAAAGACGGGGTCGTCCGCGTCGTAACTCTACGCACTGCCCCAGGAAAGGACATCGTTCGTGCCGTAGCCAAGATCGCTCTACTGCCGTCACCGGATCCAAGCATCTGA